Proteins from a genomic interval of Amycolatopsis sp. cg13:
- a CDS encoding CPBP family intramembrane glutamic endopeptidase, translating to MSASAVVPKLPEVTAFRRRALTVLPAVLLLAAATVLANRVLPGWAYPVCGAVTAVVLLVLARFAGVGWAEVGFNRQHARRALWFGLGGFAVVALGFGLAAAIPPLRVLFHDGRVGSHGFGQLMWLALVRIPLGTVLIEEVAFRGVLPALLGAGERWRWWPVLGASALFGLWHLLPSLALTQNAAVHQTVGGLPLPMISVLAMAAAAGVGVFLCWWRYTGRGLLAPMLVHLATNSGGLVLAWALVSR from the coding sequence ATGTCTGCCTCCGCCGTTGTCCCGAAACTGCCGGAAGTCACCGCTTTCCGGCGTCGTGCCCTCACTGTGCTCCCCGCCGTGCTGCTGCTCGCGGCGGCGACTGTGCTGGCCAACCGGGTGCTGCCCGGCTGGGCCTACCCGGTCTGCGGCGCGGTCACCGCTGTCGTGCTGCTGGTCCTTGCCCGCTTCGCCGGTGTCGGCTGGGCCGAGGTCGGGTTCAACCGCCAGCACGCGCGCAGGGCGCTGTGGTTCGGGCTCGGCGGTTTCGCGGTCGTGGCGCTCGGTTTCGGTCTCGCGGCCGCGATCCCGCCGCTGCGCGTGCTGTTCCACGACGGGCGGGTCGGCTCCCACGGATTCGGGCAGCTGATGTGGCTCGCGCTGGTACGGATCCCGCTCGGCACCGTCCTGATCGAAGAGGTCGCGTTCCGCGGCGTGCTTCCGGCATTGCTCGGCGCGGGCGAACGCTGGCGGTGGTGGCCAGTGCTCGGCGCGTCCGCGCTGTTCGGGCTGTGGCATCTGCTGCCGTCGCTCGCGCTCACCCAGAACGCGGCCGTGCACCAGACGGTCGGCGGGCTGCCGCTCCCGATGATCTCGGTGCTGGCGATGGCCGCCGCGGCGGGAGTGGGCGTGTTCCTGTGCTGGTGGCGCTACACCGGGCGCGGGCTGCTCGCCCCGATGCTGGTGCATCTGGCCACCAACTCGGGCGGGCTGGTGCTGGCCTGGGCGCTCGTCTCCCGCTGA
- a CDS encoding HPP family protein yields MTTPVIAVTSSAPLPEAGRLMARHGFTALPVVDARGRLLGLLTEEDVIRAGIPGDVDPDAGATIVGHRTAGSVMRTPGLGAAADLECGELARRMTEAGIRSLPVLDDGVLVGMVTFQDVLRVLPAAGAS; encoded by the coding sequence ATGACCACGCCGGTGATCGCGGTGACCTCCTCGGCGCCCCTGCCCGAGGCGGGCAGGCTGATGGCCCGGCACGGATTCACCGCCCTGCCGGTCGTCGACGCCCGAGGGCGGCTGCTGGGGCTGCTGACCGAGGAGGACGTGATCCGTGCGGGAATTCCCGGCGACGTGGACCCGGACGCCGGCGCGACGATCGTCGGACACCGCACTGCCGGGTCGGTCATGCGCACGCCGGGTCTCGGCGCGGCGGCCGATCTGGAGTGCGGCGAACTGGCCCGCCGCATGACCGAAGCCGGGATCCGCTCGCTCCCGGTGCTGGACGACGGCGTCCTCGTCGGCATGGTCACGTTCCAGGACGTGCTCCGGGTGCTTCCCGCCGCCGGGGCGTCCTGA
- a CDS encoding multicopper oxidase family protein produces MPINRRDLLKITVGAAVSASAADTVAGCDTSPSAPLPEGKADYTLRIGNGLVELAPDTIFSTTTYNGQFPGPLLRFAEGRPAVVDVHNDTDVPEQVHWHGQHVPADVDGSAEEGTPFVPAHGTRRVSFTPGPAGFRFYHSHLVAGSDLAKGQYGGLVGPVYIEPKLNPGAYDQEVFLVLKEFGPTLSRGGDMAAGFLAGAPDPELKERGEKAMADSLGRGMPRGYEVGYGAFSVNGRKLGQGEPIKVRAGQRMLLHVLNGSATEIRSLALPGHVFRVVALDGNPVPSQARVPVLWIGTSERVSAVVEMNRPGVWVLGDLADSDRSAGMGIAVEYAGSAGPPQWTAPSPFTWDYRTFARAGVVAAVPDQTVDLLVEKRNAAVGGFNTWTLNGKSYSMALNQPVIPVQRGKRYRLRLRNATDDVHPVHLHRHTVEVAAVAGTPTAGLFKDVVMLGGYQKLDLDFVADQPGLSLLHCHQQLHMDYGFMTLFNCT; encoded by the coding sequence ATGCCGATCAATCGCCGTGACCTGTTGAAGATCACCGTGGGGGCCGCGGTCTCCGCCAGCGCGGCAGACACGGTCGCGGGCTGCGACACGTCGCCCTCCGCGCCCCTGCCGGAAGGAAAAGCCGACTATACGCTGCGCATCGGCAACGGGCTGGTCGAACTCGCGCCGGACACCATTTTCTCCACCACGACCTACAACGGACAGTTCCCGGGTCCGTTGCTGCGGTTCGCCGAGGGCCGCCCGGCGGTGGTGGACGTTCACAACGACACTGACGTCCCGGAGCAGGTGCACTGGCACGGCCAGCATGTGCCCGCGGATGTCGACGGATCCGCGGAGGAGGGCACTCCGTTCGTTCCCGCGCACGGCACGCGACGTGTCTCGTTCACGCCCGGGCCGGCGGGATTCCGCTTCTACCACAGCCATCTGGTCGCCGGGAGCGATCTGGCGAAGGGCCAGTACGGCGGGCTCGTCGGGCCGGTCTACATCGAGCCGAAGCTCAATCCCGGCGCCTACGACCAGGAAGTTTTCCTGGTATTGAAGGAATTCGGGCCCACGCTCAGCCGCGGCGGGGACATGGCCGCCGGTTTCCTGGCCGGTGCGCCTGATCCGGAGCTCAAGGAGCGGGGCGAGAAAGCGATGGCCGATTCGCTCGGCCGCGGGATGCCGCGCGGCTACGAGGTCGGCTACGGCGCGTTCAGCGTCAACGGCCGCAAGCTCGGCCAGGGCGAACCGATCAAGGTCCGGGCCGGGCAGCGGATGCTGCTGCACGTGCTCAACGGCAGCGCCACCGAGATCCGCAGCCTCGCTCTGCCCGGCCATGTCTTCCGCGTCGTCGCGCTGGACGGCAACCCGGTGCCCAGCCAGGCGCGGGTTCCGGTGCTGTGGATCGGCACTTCGGAACGCGTCTCCGCGGTGGTGGAGATGAACCGTCCCGGAGTGTGGGTCCTCGGCGACCTGGCCGACAGCGACCGCAGCGCCGGGATGGGGATCGCCGTCGAATACGCCGGCAGCGCCGGTCCCCCGCAGTGGACCGCGCCCAGCCCGTTCACCTGGGACTACCGGACTTTCGCCCGCGCCGGAGTCGTCGCCGCGGTGCCGGACCAGACCGTCGACCTGCTGGTGGAGAAACGCAACGCCGCCGTCGGCGGATTCAACACCTGGACCCTCAACGGCAAGTCCTACTCGATGGCCCTCAACCAGCCGGTGATCCCGGTCCAGCGCGGCAAGCGGTACCGGCTGCGCCTGCGCAATGCCACCGACGACGTGCACCCCGTGCACCTGCACCGGCACACCGTCGAGGTCGCCGCCGTCGCCGGCACCCCCACCGCGGGGCTGTTCAAGGACGTCGTCATGCTCGGCGGCTACCAGAAACTCGACCTCGACTTCGTCGCCGACCAACCGGGCCTCTCGCTGCTGCACTGCCACCAGCAACTGCACATGGACTACGGCTTCATGACCCTGTTCAACTGCACCTGA
- a CDS encoding APC family permease, whose translation MSWLKRLVLGRPFRSDTLGETLLPKWLALPIFASDPLSSVAYATQEILLILSIGGLTYLVLAPWVGLAVAVLLSVVVVSYRQVVKAYPSGGGSYEVASRNLGSHAGLVVAGALMVDYIMTVAVSVASGVDNIISAVPDLNDHRIALDIGFIVILTAMNLRGLRESGRAFAAPTYLFVLAVLLMIAVGFSRMLAGHAPVAESAGYTIRPEQVGLTGFALIFLLLRSFSSGCTALTGVEAISNGVPAFRKPKAVNAARTMTAMGVIAVVMFGGITALALITKVHIAENACDLAGFAGQCATDPQRTVISQIGAAVFGGDHAVLFYFLQATTALILILAANTAFNGFPLLASILAKDRYLPRQLHTRGDRLAFSNGIIALALIAAVLIYAFDGSTTRLIQLYILGVFTSFTLCQAGMVRHWNRELAAGAGNRHAIQRSRAINALGATLTAIVLAVVLVTKFTHGAYLVVIAIPALYAMMRAVHRHYTHVREELLPDEESELLPSRVHAIVLVSTLHKPSQRAIAFARATRPDTLTAITVNVDDAETRELQRQWERRGIKIPLKVVESPYREITRPVVAYVKNFARSSPRDVVCIYIPEYVVGRWWENILHNQSSLRLKGRLLFEPGVMVTSVPWQLRSSRRRDLQRVRPLPGDLRRGVTARRS comes from the coding sequence TCTGGTGCTGGCCCCGTGGGTCGGGCTCGCGGTCGCGGTCCTGCTCAGCGTGGTGGTCGTGTCCTACCGGCAGGTGGTGAAGGCCTATCCCAGCGGAGGCGGCTCGTACGAGGTCGCCTCGCGCAACCTCGGCAGCCACGCCGGGCTCGTCGTCGCCGGCGCGCTGATGGTCGACTACATCATGACCGTGGCGGTGTCGGTCGCCTCCGGCGTCGACAACATCATCTCCGCCGTGCCGGACCTCAACGACCACCGGATCGCACTCGACATCGGCTTCATCGTCATCCTGACCGCGATGAACCTGCGCGGCCTCCGCGAATCCGGGCGCGCGTTCGCCGCGCCGACCTACCTGTTCGTGCTCGCCGTGCTGCTGATGATCGCCGTCGGCTTCTCCCGCATGCTCGCCGGGCACGCACCGGTCGCCGAGAGCGCGGGCTACACGATCCGTCCCGAACAAGTGGGATTGACCGGATTTGCCCTGATTTTCCTGCTGCTGCGGTCGTTTTCGTCCGGCTGCACCGCGCTCACCGGCGTCGAAGCCATCTCCAACGGCGTACCCGCGTTCCGCAAGCCGAAAGCCGTCAACGCGGCCCGCACGATGACCGCGATGGGCGTCATCGCGGTCGTCATGTTCGGCGGCATCACCGCGCTCGCGCTGATCACGAAGGTGCACATCGCCGAGAACGCCTGCGATCTGGCCGGGTTCGCCGGCCAGTGCGCGACCGACCCGCAGCGCACCGTGATCAGCCAGATCGGCGCCGCGGTCTTCGGCGGCGACCACGCCGTCCTGTTCTACTTCCTCCAGGCCACGACGGCGCTGATCCTGATCCTCGCCGCGAACACCGCGTTCAACGGCTTCCCGCTGCTGGCTTCGATCCTCGCCAAGGACCGCTATCTCCCCCGCCAGCTGCACACGCGCGGCGACCGGCTGGCGTTCTCCAACGGCATCATCGCGCTCGCCCTCATCGCCGCCGTCCTGATTTACGCGTTCGACGGCTCGACCACCCGGCTCATCCAGCTCTACATCCTCGGCGTGTTCACCTCGTTCACGTTGTGCCAGGCGGGCATGGTGCGACACTGGAACCGCGAACTGGCCGCGGGCGCCGGAAACCGGCACGCGATCCAGCGCTCCCGCGCCATCAACGCCCTCGGCGCGACCCTCACCGCGATCGTCCTCGCGGTCGTGCTGGTCACCAAGTTCACCCACGGGGCCTACCTCGTCGTGATCGCCATCCCCGCGCTGTACGCGATGATGCGCGCCGTCCACCGGCACTACACCCACGTCCGCGAAGAACTGCTTCCCGACGAGGAAAGCGAACTGCTGCCCAGCCGCGTCCACGCCATCGTGCTCGTGTCCACTTTGCACAAACCGAGCCAGCGCGCGATCGCCTTCGCCCGCGCCACCCGGCCCGACACGCTCACCGCGATCACCGTGAACGTCGACGACGCCGAAACCCGCGAGCTGCAACGGCAATGGGAACGCCGCGGCATCAAAATCCCGTTGAAGGTGGTGGAATCGCCCTACCGCGAAATCACCCGCCCGGTCGTCGCCTACGTGAAGAACTTCGCCCGGTCCAGCCCACGCGACGTGGTGTGCATCTACATCCCGGAATACGTCGTCGGCCGCTGGTGGGAGAACATCCTGCACAACCAAAGCTCCCTGCGGCTCAAGGGACGACTGCTGTTCGAACCAGGCGTCATGGTCACCAGCGTCCCGTGGCAGCTGCGGTCGAGCAGGCGCCGCGATCTCCAGCGCGTCCGTCCGTTGCCGGGCGATCTCCGCAGGGGGGTCACCGCTCGGCGCAGCTGA
- a CDS encoding DUF6010 family protein, protein MIVSAVLVGIVYTLLNSFLAEPHRRSFNAIMVAGAGAAYLSSGAFGPVELVFTAAVTYCAYRGLKSWAFIGIAWLLHPALDVLHHLKGAPILPFAHTSSLGCAICDPVIAIWCFTGGMSVKDVRTRLVSVRA, encoded by the coding sequence ATCATTGTTTCCGCCGTTCTCGTCGGCATTGTCTACACACTGCTCAACTCGTTCCTCGCCGAGCCGCACCGCCGAAGTTTCAACGCGATCATGGTCGCTGGCGCCGGGGCCGCTTACCTGAGCAGCGGCGCTTTCGGCCCCGTGGAACTGGTTTTCACCGCCGCGGTGACCTATTGCGCCTACCGCGGCCTGAAATCCTGGGCGTTCATCGGGATCGCCTGGCTCCTGCACCCGGCCCTCGATGTGCTGCACCACCTCAAGGGCGCGCCGATTCTCCCGTTCGCGCACACCTCGTCGCTGGGCTGCGCGATCTGCGACCCGGTCATCGCCATCTGGTGCTTCACCGGAGGAATGTCGGTAAAGGACGTTCGCACGAGACTGGTCTCGGTACGGGCCTGA
- a CDS encoding phosphoketolase, whose translation MTATEIPVATLTEEELAQVDAQWRAANYLAAGQIYLMGNPLLRDPLTAGQVKPRLLGHWGTSPGLNFVYAHLNRAILAHDLDAMFVTGPGHGGPALLASTWLEGSYSELWPEVSRDEEGMDRLFRQFSFPGGVPSHVSPHVPGSIHEGGELGYSLAHAFGAAFDNPGLLVACVVGDGEAETGPLAASWQASRFLDPRRDGAVVPILHLNGYKIANPTVLSRIPPSELDSLLRGAGWAPAYVEGDDPAAMHQAMAAALDAVVADLAVLRRDGAGAWPMIVLRSPKGWTGPATVDGQQVEGTWRAHQVPLTRVREDPAHLRQLENWMRSYRPEELFDSAGRPVAAVTALIPRGPRRMGANPHANGGVLLRPLSLPSVAEHAVQVSAAGERASEPTRALGRFLREVFRRNAERANFRLFGPDETASNRLDAVYDVTAKTWELPTGPPDDRLAPDGRVMEVLSEHLCQGWLEGYLLSGRHGLFSCYEAFAHIVDSMVNQHIKWLRVHREIPWRRPVASLNYLLTSHVWRQDHNGFSHQDPGFVDHVANKAPEVVRVYFPPDTNTLLEVAAQCLRSRDLVNVVVAGKNETPDWLDAEEAALHCARGLGIWEWASTHADREPDVVLACAGDAPTLEILAAAAILREELPSLAVRVVNVVDLMRLQPEAEHPHGLSDWEFDALFTPDRPVIFAYHGYPWLIHRLAYRRTNHAGLHVRGYTEHGTTTTPFDMLVRNRTDRFQLVIDVLDRVPGLLATTGPLRQRMTRTQERHRHWITEHGEDLPEVREWRWWSR comes from the coding sequence GTGACCGCGACCGAGATCCCCGTCGCGACGCTCACCGAAGAGGAACTGGCGCAGGTCGACGCCCAGTGGCGAGCCGCGAACTACCTCGCGGCGGGCCAGATCTACCTGATGGGCAACCCGCTGCTGCGGGACCCGCTGACCGCCGGGCAGGTGAAACCCCGGCTGCTGGGGCACTGGGGCACCTCGCCCGGCCTGAACTTCGTCTACGCCCATCTCAACCGCGCGATCCTGGCGCACGACCTCGACGCGATGTTCGTGACCGGGCCGGGGCACGGCGGCCCGGCGCTGTTGGCGAGCACCTGGCTGGAGGGCAGCTATTCCGAGCTGTGGCCGGAGGTTTCGCGGGACGAGGAGGGGATGGACCGGCTGTTCCGGCAGTTCTCGTTCCCCGGCGGGGTGCCGAGCCACGTGTCCCCGCACGTGCCCGGATCGATCCATGAGGGCGGCGAACTGGGCTACTCGCTCGCGCACGCGTTCGGCGCCGCGTTCGACAACCCTGGCCTGCTCGTCGCCTGCGTCGTCGGCGACGGCGAGGCGGAGACCGGTCCGCTGGCGGCGAGCTGGCAGGCCAGCCGGTTCCTCGACCCGCGCCGCGACGGCGCGGTGGTGCCGATCCTGCACCTGAACGGCTACAAGATCGCGAATCCGACGGTGCTGTCCCGGATCCCGCCGTCCGAATTGGACTCGCTGCTGCGCGGCGCGGGCTGGGCTCCGGCGTATGTCGAAGGCGACGATCCCGCGGCGATGCACCAGGCGATGGCCGCCGCTCTGGACGCGGTGGTCGCGGACTTGGCGGTGCTGCGTCGCGACGGCGCGGGTGCGTGGCCGATGATCGTGCTCCGGTCGCCGAAGGGCTGGACCGGACCGGCCACAGTGGACGGTCAGCAGGTCGAGGGAACCTGGCGGGCGCACCAGGTCCCGCTGACCCGGGTGCGCGAGGACCCGGCGCACCTGCGGCAGCTGGAGAACTGGATGCGGTCCTACCGGCCGGAGGAGTTGTTCGACTCCGCGGGCCGCCCGGTCGCGGCGGTCACCGCCCTGATCCCGCGCGGCCCCCGGCGGATGGGCGCGAATCCGCACGCGAACGGCGGCGTGTTGCTGCGTCCGCTCTCGCTTCCGTCGGTAGCCGAGCACGCTGTGCAGGTTTCCGCGGCAGGAGAGCGGGCTTCGGAACCGACCCGCGCGCTGGGCCGTTTCCTGCGGGAAGTGTTCCGCCGCAATGCCGAACGCGCGAACTTCCGGCTGTTCGGCCCGGACGAAACCGCGTCGAACCGGCTCGACGCGGTGTACGACGTGACCGCGAAAACCTGGGAGCTGCCGACCGGCCCGCCGGACGACCGCCTCGCGCCGGACGGACGCGTCATGGAGGTGCTCTCGGAACACCTGTGCCAGGGCTGGCTCGAGGGTTACTTGCTGAGCGGCAGGCACGGGCTGTTCTCCTGCTACGAGGCGTTCGCGCACATCGTCGACTCGATGGTGAACCAGCACATCAAATGGCTGCGCGTGCACCGCGAGATCCCGTGGCGGCGGCCGGTGGCGTCGCTGAACTACCTGCTGACCTCGCATGTCTGGCGACAGGACCACAACGGGTTTTCCCACCAGGACCCGGGTTTCGTGGACCACGTGGCGAACAAGGCCCCGGAGGTCGTGCGGGTGTACTTCCCGCCGGACACCAACACGCTGCTGGAAGTGGCCGCGCAATGCCTGCGCAGCCGGGACCTCGTCAACGTGGTCGTCGCGGGCAAGAACGAGACGCCGGACTGGCTCGACGCGGAGGAAGCCGCCCTGCATTGCGCGCGGGGCCTCGGCATCTGGGAATGGGCCAGCACCCACGCCGACCGCGAGCCGGACGTCGTGCTCGCGTGCGCGGGCGACGCGCCTACCTTGGAAATCCTTGCCGCGGCGGCGATCCTGCGCGAGGAACTGCCTTCACTGGCGGTCCGCGTAGTGAACGTGGTGGACCTCATGCGGCTGCAGCCGGAAGCAGAGCACCCGCACGGGCTGAGCGACTGGGAGTTCGACGCGCTGTTCACCCCGGACCGTCCGGTGATCTTCGCGTATCACGGGTACCCGTGGCTGATCCACCGGCTGGCCTACCGCCGGACGAACCACGCCGGGCTCCACGTCCGCGGCTACACCGAACACGGCACCACGACCACGCCGTTCGACATGCTGGTGCGCAACCGGACGGACCGCTTCCAACTGGTGATCGACGTGCTGGACCGGGTGCCGGGCCTCCTCGCGACGACCGGCCCGCTGCGGCAGCGGATGACGCGCACGCAGGAACGGCACCGGCACTGGATCACCGAGCACGGCGAGGATCTGCCCGAGGTGCGGGAGTGGCGGTGGTGGAGCCGGTGA
- a CDS encoding CBS domain-containing protein produces the protein MTARPVRVRAETPVKEIAAMLAKEGISAVAVVGHAGTLVGVVSEKDLLPMLRGGHFRWWHRREARQAEGWSAREVMTSPVVTIDADDTVSAAAAKLEKTGLRRLFVVTDGRPVGVVARRDVLRVLTRPDPEIERDVVTGVLYETLHLGPDRARAMVRAGVVTVAGRVERCSEIAPVTRLIEAVPGVVAVCNGLDYVWDDVA, from the coding sequence ATGACCGCCCGCCCGGTCCGCGTGCGGGCCGAGACGCCGGTGAAGGAAATCGCCGCCATGCTGGCCAAGGAAGGGATCAGCGCGGTCGCGGTGGTCGGCCACGCGGGGACGCTCGTCGGCGTGGTGTCCGAAAAGGACTTGCTGCCGATGCTGCGAGGCGGTCATTTCCGGTGGTGGCACCGGAGGGAAGCGCGGCAGGCCGAGGGGTGGAGCGCGCGCGAGGTGATGACGAGTCCGGTCGTCACGATCGATGCCGACGACACTGTGTCCGCGGCGGCCGCGAAGCTGGAGAAAACCGGGCTGCGGCGGTTGTTCGTCGTGACCGACGGCCGTCCGGTGGGGGTCGTCGCCCGGCGCGACGTGCTGCGCGTGCTGACCCGGCCGGACCCCGAGATCGAACGGGACGTGGTGACCGGCGTGCTGTACGAGACGCTGCACCTCGGCCCGGACCGCGCACGCGCCATGGTGCGCGCCGGAGTGGTCACCGTCGCTGGCCGCGTGGAGCGGTGCAGCGAGATCGCCCCGGTCACCCGGCTGATCGAAGCCGTCCCCGGCGTGGTCGCGGTCTGCAACGGCCTCGACTACGTGTGGGACGACGTCGCCTGA
- a CDS encoding universal stress protein, with amino-acid sequence MNTDPVLVGVDGSESAAAAARWAAREAVLRHVPLTVLVAFGFTDGSFAGGRYPPVDWLEAKETAAEELLQTVRDDLAEVEPRVRIAVETSPAGPEVALREASAKARLLVLGEPTGTLSGLLAGSPDIDLAAHAHCPVVVVRGTVRADGPVVVGVDGSPLSDAAIACAFEEAAVHGVPLVALHAWLDADRARLFGDRDFPFEAREAEHRLLAQRLSGYRALYPDVRVEKIVEQDRPRDRLIEWSSRASLVVLGSRGRGGFTGMVLGSTSHALLHHAECPVLVVRAGTKAAGDR; translated from the coding sequence ATGAACACGGACCCGGTGCTGGTCGGCGTCGACGGAAGCGAGTCCGCCGCGGCGGCAGCCCGGTGGGCGGCGCGCGAGGCAGTCCTGCGGCACGTGCCGCTGACGGTCCTGGTGGCGTTCGGGTTCACGGACGGCAGCTTCGCCGGTGGCCGGTACCCGCCGGTGGACTGGCTGGAGGCGAAGGAAACCGCCGCGGAGGAACTGCTGCAGACCGTCCGGGACGATCTCGCGGAGGTCGAGCCACGGGTCCGGATCGCCGTCGAGACCAGCCCGGCGGGCCCCGAGGTCGCGCTGCGGGAAGCCTCGGCGAAAGCGCGGCTGCTGGTGCTGGGAGAACCGACCGGCACGCTGTCCGGGCTTCTCGCGGGCTCGCCGGACATCGACCTGGCCGCGCACGCGCATTGCCCGGTCGTGGTCGTCCGGGGCACGGTCCGCGCCGACGGTCCGGTCGTCGTCGGCGTCGACGGAAGTCCGCTCAGCGACGCGGCGATCGCCTGCGCTTTCGAGGAGGCCGCGGTGCACGGCGTGCCGCTGGTAGCGCTGCACGCGTGGCTCGATGCCGACCGCGCCCGGCTGTTCGGCGACCGCGATTTTCCTTTCGAGGCAAGGGAAGCCGAGCACCGGCTGCTGGCGCAACGGCTGTCCGGCTACCGCGCGCTCTATCCGGACGTGCGGGTCGAGAAGATCGTGGAGCAGGACCGGCCGCGCGACCGGCTGATCGAATGGAGCTCCCGGGCTTCGCTGGTGGTGCTGGGCAGCCGCGGGCGGGGCGGGTTCACCGGGATGGTGCTCGGGTCGACGAGTCACGCGCTGCTGCACCACGCCGAATGCCCGGTGCTCGTCGTGCGGGCCGGGACCAAAGCCGCCGGAGATCGGTGA
- a CDS encoding universal stress protein, with the protein MTDQTRTVLVGVDGSEGSADAVRWAARLASARDLELELVHCLQLAGLVYGGGLAGSAVLFEGIREGGERIVAEARELALSVDASLEIDSEVLTDSAAALLIARSHRSRMVVLGRTGTGGFTGMLVGAATAAVVSHAGCPVAVIRGKHGDGPVPQDGPVVVGVDGSPNSEAAIEAAFEEASFRQVPLIAVHAWVDVVYDSTESTARLMPQWETLQPTEERLLAQRLAGWQDKYPDVEVRRKLVRDRPRHVLLDESDRAQLLVVGSRGRGGFAGMLLGSTSQAMVHHSSCPVLVVRPEWKQ; encoded by the coding sequence ATGACTGACCAGACCCGCACGGTGCTCGTCGGAGTCGATGGTTCGGAGGGGTCGGCGGACGCGGTCCGCTGGGCCGCCCGGCTTGCCTCGGCACGCGATCTCGAACTGGAACTCGTGCATTGCCTGCAGTTGGCCGGGCTCGTGTACGGCGGCGGTCTCGCCGGCAGCGCGGTGCTTTTCGAAGGCATCCGGGAGGGCGGCGAGCGGATCGTGGCCGAGGCGCGTGAACTTGCGCTTTCGGTGGATGCCTCGCTGGAAATCGACAGCGAAGTGCTGACCGATTCGGCAGCGGCTCTGCTGATCGCCCGTTCTCACCGATCCCGGATGGTCGTGCTCGGCCGCACCGGGACCGGCGGATTCACCGGCATGCTCGTGGGAGCCGCGACCGCGGCGGTCGTCAGCCACGCCGGTTGCCCGGTGGCGGTGATCCGCGGCAAGCACGGTGACGGCCCGGTTCCGCAGGACGGGCCCGTGGTGGTCGGCGTCGACGGCAGCCCGAACAGCGAGGCGGCGATCGAGGCGGCCTTCGAGGAGGCCAGTTTCCGGCAGGTCCCGCTGATCGCGGTGCACGCCTGGGTCGACGTGGTCTACGACTCGACCGAAAGCACGGCCCGGCTGATGCCGCAGTGGGAAACCTTGCAGCCGACCGAAGAACGGCTCCTGGCGCAGCGGCTCGCGGGCTGGCAGGACAAGTACCCGGACGTCGAGGTGCGGCGGAAGCTCGTCCGGGACCGGCCGCGGCACGTGCTGCTCGACGAATCCGACCGGGCGCAACTGCTCGTCGTCGGCAGCCGCGGGCGGGGCGGGTTCGCCGGGATGCTGCTCGGGTCGACGAGCCAGGCGATGGTCCACCACTCGTCCTGCCCGGTGCTCGTGGTCCGCCCGGAGTGGAAGCAGTGA
- a CDS encoding HPP family protein — MRARDLMSAPVETVHPWTPAKEAAEILSEHGFTALPVVDDDDRLIGIVTEADLIRCQIPVDPRSEYRHPYHPGAIDTTVGAVMTSPATAMSSGTDVADLCQALVDARIRAMPIVDGSRVIGIVTRGDVVRVLAREDQAIAADVRHRLEIYGGTGRWKVEVHDGIVRIADLFDDETDRHVATLLALAVPGVVGADTVSAEQEVGR; from the coding sequence ATGCGCGCACGCGATCTGATGTCCGCACCGGTCGAGACGGTGCATCCGTGGACGCCCGCCAAGGAGGCGGCGGAAATCCTGTCCGAGCACGGGTTCACCGCGCTTCCGGTGGTGGACGACGACGACCGGCTGATCGGCATTGTCACCGAGGCGGATCTGATCCGCTGCCAGATCCCGGTGGACCCGCGGTCGGAGTACCGGCACCCGTACCACCCGGGCGCGATCGACACGACCGTCGGCGCGGTGATGACCTCTCCGGCGACCGCGATGTCGTCCGGCACTGATGTCGCCGATCTGTGCCAGGCACTGGTGGACGCGCGGATCCGGGCGATGCCGATCGTCGACGGCAGCCGGGTGATCGGGATCGTGACGCGCGGCGACGTCGTGCGCGTGCTCGCCCGGGAAGACCAGGCGATCGCCGCGGACGTGCGGCATCGGCTGGAGATCTACGGCGGGACCGGCCGCTGGAAGGTCGAGGTGCACGACGGGATCGTGCGGATCGCCGACCTCTTCGACGACGAAACCGATCGCCACGTCGCGACGCTGCTGGCACTGGCGGTGCCCGGCGTGGTCGGAGCGGACACCGTGTCCGCGGAACAGGAGGTGGGAAGATGA
- a CDS encoding CHAD domain-containing protein, protein MNKALAHKGSEHGDRRRKRLLYAVEAAAAALPVDRAEVLKSLRGLQELLGEYQDAVVAQSRLRELVESGEATTAHVLVLEAEIRCAGQCAGQLPAAWRKAYRQLAPLLR, encoded by the coding sequence TTGAACAAAGCGCTGGCGCACAAGGGAAGCGAGCACGGCGACCGGCGGCGAAAGCGCCTCCTGTACGCGGTCGAGGCGGCCGCCGCGGCCCTGCCGGTCGATCGCGCCGAGGTGCTGAAGAGCTTGCGAGGCTTGCAGGAACTGCTTGGCGAGTACCAGGACGCCGTGGTCGCGCAGAGCAGGTTGCGGGAGCTCGTCGAGTCCGGAGAGGCGACGACGGCCCACGTTCTGGTGCTGGAAGCCGAGATCCGCTGCGCCGGCCAGTGCGCCGGGCAGCTGCCCGCCGCGTGGCGCAAGGCGTACCGGCAGCTGGCCCCGCTGCTGCGCTGA